Proteins co-encoded in one Zalophus californianus isolate mZalCal1 chromosome 9, mZalCal1.pri.v2, whole genome shotgun sequence genomic window:
- the KRT76 gene encoding LOW QUALITY PROTEIN: keratin, type II cytoskeletal 2 oral (The sequence of the model RefSeq protein was modified relative to this genomic sequence to represent the inferred CDS: inserted 1 base in 1 codon), protein MNRQVCKIAGGGSQGFSGRSAMVSGSSRMSCVARSGGAGGGACGFRGGAGGFGSRSLYSLGGNKSISISVAGGSRAGGFGGWRGSCGNGFGXGYGGGFGGGRGMGGGFGGAGGFGGAGGFGGAGGFADGFGPGGFPGGIQEVTVNQSLLQPLNVEIDPQIGQVKTQEREQIKTLNNKFASFIDKVRFLEQQNKVLETKWELLQQQTTGSGSGPNNLEPFFESCISFLRRQLDLALGERGNLEGELKNMQDLVEDFKKKYEDEINKRNAAENEFVGLKKDVDAAYMNKVELQAKVDSLTDELNFLRTLYEMELSQMQSHVSDTSVVLSMDNNRCLDLDSIIAEVKAQYEDIAQRSKAEAEALYQTKLGELQTTAGRHGDDLKNTKSEIMELNRVIQRLQAEIENVKKQNANLQAAIAEAEQRGEMALKDANAKLQGLQTALQKAKDDLARLLKEYQELMNVKLALDVEIATYCKLLEGEEFRMSGECQSAVSVSVVSNVTSTSSSSGGSRGGVVVRGSSSGGYRGGSGGYGGVSGSSSSSSSYGVSSGSSGGYQSGSSGGRLSSRGSSSVSQSGIGSSSGVIQTSGGSSYKSGSGGSTGIRFSQTTSSNQLFSK, encoded by the exons ATGAACAGACAAGTCTGCAAGATAGCTGGCGGCGGCAGCCAGGGCTTCTCCGGCCGCTCCGCCATGGTCTCCGGCAGCAGCAGGATGAGCTGTGTGGCCCGCTCCGGGGGAGCCGGCGGAGGGGCCTGTGGGTTCCGGGGTGGAGCAGGCGGCTTTGGCAGTCGCAGTCTCTACAGCCTGGGTGGCAACAAGAGCATCTCCATCAGCGTGGCTGGTGGCTCCCGGGCTGGTGGCTTTGGGGGATGGCGTGGCAGCTGTGGCAATGGCTTTG GTGGCTATGGAGGTGGCTTTGGTGGTGGCAGAGGAATGGGAGGTGGCTTTGGAGGAGCTGGTGGCTTTGGTGGAGCTGGTGGCTTTGGAGGGGCTGGTGGCTTTG CTGATGGCTTTGGTCCTGGTGGTTTCCCTGGGGGAATCCAGGAAGTGACTGTCAACCAGAGCCTCCTGCAGCCCCTCAATGTGGAGATCGACCCCCAGATTGGGCAAGTAAAGACCCAGGAGCGGGAGCAGATCAAGACCCTCAACAACAAGTTCGCCTCCTTCATTGACAAG GTGCGGTTCCTGGAACAGCAGAACAAAGTCCTGGAGACCAAGTGGGAGCTGCTCCAGCAGCAGACCACAGGATCTGGCTCAGGACCCAACAACTTGGAGCCTTTCTTTGAATCCTGCATTAGCTTCCTGCGCAGGCAGTTGGATTTGGctctgggggagagagggaacctGGAAGGAGAGCTGAAGAACATGCAGGACCTCGTGGAAGACTTCAAAAAGAA GTATGAAGATGAGATTAACAAGCGCAATGCAGCTGAGAATGAGTTTGTGGGGCTCAAGAAG GACGTGGATGCAGCATACATGAACAAGGTGGAGCTGCAGGCCAAGGTGGACAGCCTGACAGATGAACTGAATTTCTTGAGGACCCTCTATGAGATG GAGCTGTCTCAGATGCAAAGTCATGTCAGTGATACGTCTGTTGTCCTATCCATGGACAACAACCGCTGCCTGGACCTGGATAGTATCATTGCCGAGGTCAAGGCCCAGTACGAGGACATTGCCCAGAGGAGCAAGGCGGAAGCTGAGGCATTGTACCAGACCAAG CTTGGGGAACTGCAGACCACTGCTGGCAGGCATGGGGATGACCTGAAGAACACTAAGAGTGAGATCATGGAGCTCAACAGGGTGATCCAGAGGCTGCAGGCCGAGATTGAGAATGTTAAGAAGCAG AATGCAAACCTGCAGGCGGCCATTGCTGAAGCTGAGCAGCGTGGGGAGATGGCCCTCAAGGATGCCAATGCCAAGCTCCAAGGTTTGCAGACTGCTCTACAGAAGGCCAAGGATGACCTGGCCCGGCTGCTGAAAGAGTACCAGGAGTTGATGAACGTGAAACTGGCCCTGGACGTGGAAATTGCCACCTATTGCAAGCTGCTAGAGGGCGAGGAGTTCAG gATGTCCGGAGAGTGTCAGAGCGCTGTGAGCGTTT CGGTGGTCAGCAATGTCACCAGCACAAGCAGCAGCTCTGGAGGAAGCCGTGGAGGGGTCGTCGTCCGCGGCAGCAGTAGCGGTGGCTACAGGGGTGGCAGTGGTGGCTATGGAGGGGtcagcggcagcagcagcagcagcagcagctacGGGGTCAGCAGTGGCAGCAGTGGGGGCTACCAGAGTGGCAGCAGTGGGGGCAGGCTCAGCAGCCGAGGCAGCAGCTCTGTGAGTCAGAGTGGAATTGGCTCCAGCTCTGGTGTCATCCAGACTTCGGGAGGCAGCAGCTATAAGTCTGGCAGTGGAGGCAGCACCGGCATCCGCTTCTCCCAGACCACCAGCTCGAACCAGCTCTTCTCCAAGTGA
- the KRT3 gene encoding keratin, type II cytoskeletal 3 produces MNRQVCKTAGGGSQGFSGRSAVVSGSSRMSCVARSGGAGGGACGFRGGAGGFGSRSLYSLGGNKSISISVAGGSRAGGFGGWRGSCGSGFGGGYGGGFGGGRGMGGGFGGAGGFGGAGGFGGAGGFGGAGGFGGPGGFGPGGFPGGIQEVTVNQSLLQPLNVEIDPQIGQVKTQEREQIKTLNNKFASFIDKVRFLEQQNKVLETKWNLLQQQGMNSMRGTNNLEPLFETYISNQRNYLDSILGERSRLDLELRNMQDLVEDFKKKYEDEINKRTATENEFVTLKKDVDAAYMNKVELQAKVDALMDEINFLTTLYDMELSQMQSHVSDTSVVLSMDNNRSLDLDSIIAEVKAQYEDIAQKSKAEAEALYQTKLGELQTMAGRHGEDLKSTKSEIMELNRMIQRLRAEIENLKKQNANLQAAVAEAEQRGELALKDANAKLQELQAALQQAKDDLARLLKEYQELMNVKLALDVEIATYRKLLEGEECRMSGECQSAVSISVVSSGGATSASAGGFGGGYGGGFGAGGGAGSGFGRAGGSGFGGGFGGGSGSGFGSGARCGVSGGGFSSGSRRGGSIKFSQSSQRCSR; encoded by the exons ATGAACAGACAAGTCTGCAAGACAGCTGGTGGCGGCAGCCAGGGCTTCTCGGGCCGCTCCGCCGTGGTCTCCGGCAGCAGCAGGATGAGCTGTGTGGCCCGCTCCGGGGGAGCCGGCGGAGGGGCCTGTGGGTTCCGGGGTGGAGCAGGCGGCTTTGGCAGTCGCAGCCTCTACAGCCTGGGTGGCAACAAGAGCATCTCCATCAGCGTGGCTGGTGGCTCCCGGGCTGGTGGCTTTGGGGGATGGCGTGGCAGCTGTGGCAGTGGCTTTGGGGGTGGCTATGGAGGTGGCTTTGGTGGTGGCAGAGGAATGGGAGGTGGCTTTGGAGGGGCTGGTGGCTTTGGAGGAGCTGGTGGCTTTGGAGGGGCTGGTGGCTTTGGTGGAGCTGGTGGCTTTGGTGGGCCTGGTGGCTTTGGGCCTGGTGGCTTCCCCGGGGGAATCCAGGAAGTGACTGTCAACCAGAGCCTCCTGCAGCCCCTCAATGTGGAGATCGACCCCCAGATTGGGCAAGTAAAGACCCAGGAGCGGGAGCAGATCAAGACCCTCAACAACAAGTTCGCCTCCTTCATTGACAAG GTGCGGTTCCTGGAGCAGCAGAACAAGGTCCTGGAGACCAAGTGGAACCTGCTCCAGCAGCAGGGCATGAATTCCATGAGAGGCACCAACAACCTGGAGCCCCTTTTTGAGACCTACATCAGCAACCAGCGGAATTACCTGGACAGCATCCTAGGGGAGAGGAGCCGCCTGGACTTGGAGCTGAGGAACATGCAGGACCTGGTGGAGGACTTCAAGAAGAA GTATGAGGATGAAATCAATAAACGTACAGCTACTGAGAATGAATTTGTGACCCTGAAGAAG GACGTGGACGCTGCCTACATGAACAAGGTGGAGCTTCAGGCCAAGGTGGATGCCTTAATGGATGAAATCAACTTCCTGACGACCCTCTATGATATG GAGCTGTCCCAGATGCAGAGCCATGTCAGTGACACGTCCGTGGTGCTGTCCATGGACAACAACCGCAGCCTGGACCTGGACAGCATCATCGCTGAGGTCAAGGCTCAGTATGAGGACATTGCCCAGAAGAGCAAGGCGGAGGCTGAGGCACTGTACCAGACCAAG TTGGGAGAGCTGCAGACTATGGCTGGCAGACATGGGGAAGACCTGAAGAGCACCAAAAGTGAGATCATGGAGCTCAACAGGATGATCCAGAGGCTGCGGGCCGAGATCGAGAATCTTAAGAAGCAG AATGCCAACCTGCAGGCAGCCGTCGCTGAGGCTGAGCAGCGCGGGGAGCTGGCCCTCAAGGACGCCAATGCCAAGCTCCAAGAGCTGCAGGCTGCCTTACAGCAGGCCAAGGATGACCTGGCCCGGCTGCTGAAGGAGTACCAGGAGCTCATGAACGTGAAGCTGGCCCTGGACGTGGAGATCGCCACCTACAGGAAGCTGCTGGAGGGGGAGGAGTGCAG GATGTCTGGAGAGTGCCAGAGTGCTGTCAGCATCT CGGTGGTCAGCAGCGGCGGCGCGACGTCGGCCTCTGCAGGTGGATTCGGCGGCGGCTACGGCGGCGGCTTCGGCGCGGGAGGGGGTGCAGGCAGCGGCTTCGGCCGGGCAGGCGGCAGCGGCTTCGGCGGCGGCttcggcggcggcagcggcagcggcttCGGCTCCGGGGCTCGCTGCGGGGTCAGTGGCGGAGGCTTCAGCTCGGGCAGCCGCCGGGGCGGCAGCATCAAGTTCTCCCAGTCCTCGCAGCGCTGCTCCAGATAA